Proteins found in one Miscanthus floridulus cultivar M001 chromosome 4, ASM1932011v1, whole genome shotgun sequence genomic segment:
- the LOC136550343 gene encoding FRIGIDA-like protein 3 — protein sequence MATEATLNNSGGSESAMPLLEQLAEVFGKLKSHTEESLQLQNGMQWEDIKGHFLSLDKSYRSKFDELVEKQKFDELVEKQKALEEKKAEARRLIAEKEANVSTKERASLNQLQELRDAAVSSLAEIRQKYKVELAEILDASGSKDKKVSTSINDNNASRASEENTPASGSGEASEASHVETKPRPVLKQLCEQMDTKGLLKFISENYRKLASLRDELSVALKYATDPARFVLNSLEGFFPPDQTNSPGSKHNALEVQRKSCIILMEAIAPAVGTTEPGGNDPWSSEIKEQAKAIAEEWKSKLAEVDLDASNGYSLEAQAFLQLLTTFNVDSVLDEDELCKIVVAVSRCKQTAVCCRSLGLNEKMPGIIEELVKRHRQIDAVHFVQAFGLSETFPPAPLLKTYVEELKDTIENNGDATATSVKDDPKSRELFALRAVIKCIEEYKLQKECSLGPLQKRVSELKPKGEKRPSTDAGRTYAKKPRGPGISFPRRPAGSVGSASRRPPFPGLNWQRAPAPMPSRGPVPMPSRAPLPDRYGATDRYHHPPPAPVYEGGAFSSYGEPFSAPKPFQYTPGSVAASYNSSPYKVAYGGPGAPAASTYAGYAGASRPAASSSYANYLGSGYRPPQP from the exons ATGGCTACAGAAGCGACTTTGAACAATTCTGGTGGTTCTGAATCTGCAATGCCATTACTGGAACAGCTTGCTGAAGTATTTGGAAAGTTGAAATCCCACACCGAAGAATCTCTGCAATTGCAAAATGGCATGCAATGGGAAGATATCAAAGGGCATTTCCTCAGCCTTGATAAGTCGTACAGAAGCAAGTTTGATGAACTGGTAGAGAAGCAGAAGTTTGATGAACTGGTAGAGAAGCAGAAGGCATTAGAAGAAAAGAAAGCTGAAGCTCGTAGGTTGATTGCAGAGAAAGAGGCTAATGTTTCTACAAAAGAGCGTGCCTCCCTGAATCAGCTTCAGGAGCTAAGGGATGCTGCTGTCTCTTCTCTAGCAGAGATTCGGCAAAAATATAAGGTGGAGCTTGCTGAGATACTTGATGCAAGTGGAAGCAAAGACAAAAAGGTAAGTACCTCAATCAATGACAACAATGCATCTCGTGCTTCAGAGGAGAATACCCCTGCTAGTGGGTCGGGCGAGGCATCTGAAGCTTCACATGTTGAGACTAAGCCGCGTCCTGTATTGAAGCAACTATGTGAGCAGATGGACACCAAAGGCCTTCTGAAATTTATttcagaaaattatagaaaacttGCTAGCCTTCGTGATGAACTTTCTGTTGCACTAAAATATGCAACTGATCCTGCCCGCTTTGTACTTAATTCCCTGGAGGGTTTCTTCCCACCAGACCAAACTAATTCACCTGGGAGTAAACATAATGCTCTTGAGGTTCAGCGCAAGAGCTGCATTATTTTAATGGAAGCTATAGCACCTGCAGTAGGGACGACGGAGCCTGGTGGCAACGACCCTTGGAGCTCTGAAATTAAGGAGCAAGCCAAGGCAATTGCCGAAGAGTGGAAGAGTAAGTTAGCTGAGGTTGACCTGGATGCTTCTAATGGCTATTCATTGGAGGCACAGGCTTTCCTGCAGCTTCTTACAACTTTTAATGTTGATTCGGTGCTTGACGAAGATGAACTATGCAAGATCGTAGTTGCTGTCTCTCGTTGCAAGCAGACTGCTGTGTGCTGTCGCTCTCTTGGTCTTAATGAGAAAATGCCAG GTATCATTGAGGAGTTGGTTAAGCGGCACAGGCAAATTGATGCAGTTCATTTTGTACAAGCTTTCGGGCTTTCGGAGACATTCCCCCCTGCACCTCTGCTGAAGACATATGTTGAGGAACTAAAGGATACAATTGAAAATAATGGGGATGCAACTGCGACCTCGGTAAAG GATGACCCAAAATCTAGGGAACTATTTGCTTTGAGGGCTGTGATAAAGTGTATCGAAGAGTATAAGCTTCAGAAGGAGTGTTCACTTGGACCTCTCCAAAAGCGTGTATCTGAGCTAAAGCCCAAGGGTGAGAAAAGGCCATCAACTGATGCTGGGCGTACTTATGCAAAGAAGCCTCGAGGCCCTGGCATTTCATTTCCTAGGAGACCTGCTGGTTCTGTTGGTTCAGCTTCTCGCAGGCCTCCATTTCCGGGCTTAAACTGGCAGCGTGCTCCTGCTCCAATGCCCTCCCGTGGCCCTGTTCCAATGCCCTCCCGTGCCCCTCTTCCTGATAGATATGGAGCTACTGACCGGTACCACCACCCACCACCAGCCCCAGTATATGAAGGTGGTGCGTTTTCTTCTTACGGTGAACCGTTCAGCGCCCCAAAACCATTCCAGTACACCCCAGGGTCCGTGGCAGCATCATACAATTCAAGCCCTTATAAAGTTGCGTATGGTGGCCCAGGAGCACCAGCTGCAAGCACCTATGCAGGTTATGCCGGCGCATCCAGGCCGGCTGCTTCCAGCAGCTATGCAAACTATCTGGGATCTGGCTATCGCCCTCCGCAACCATAG